The window GTCCGGGATGGAATGGTAGTGGATTATATCGGTGCCATAAGAATCGTACGGGAGCTGAAGGAAGAGCTGGAGGAAAAGCTGGGAACGGAACTGTATTTTGCAGCTGCAGCCATTCCTCCTGGTACCGACTCCTTAGACGGAGGAGCCATCAAGAACGTGGTCCAGGGAGCTGGATTTGAGATCACGGCTCTTCTGGATGAGCCTACGGCAGCAAACGCAGTTTTAAAAATAAAGAACGGCGCAGTCGTTGATATCGGAGGAGGCACCACCGGAATTTCCATTCTAAAGGATGGAAAAGTGGTGTATGTAGCAGATGAACCAACAGGAGGGACTCATTTCTCCCTGGTGATCTCCGGTGCTTACCAAATGCCCTTTCAGGAAGCAGAAGTTTATAAGCGGAAAGAAGAAAACCATAAAGAACTGCTTCCGGTTTTAAAACCGGTTGTGGAGAAGGTGGCTTCCATCATAAGCCGCCATATTAAAGGACATGATGTACAGGAAATCTATCTGGTAGGCGGTACCTGCTGCCTTACCGGAATCGAGGCAATCATTGAAAAACAGACGGGAATCAGGACACGGAAACCTGAGAACCCAATGTTTGTGACTCCTCTTGGAATCGCATTTTCCTGCACCCGGGAAGAGCTGGCATAAAGGATGTGGACAATATGGAATACCGTATAATTAAATCACCGTCACAGGGAACCATTGATATCTTAAACCGCAGGAAGGGCTCCGGTACCT of the Lacrimispora indolis DSM 755 genome contains:
- the eutJ gene encoding ethanolamine utilization protein EutJ — protein: MSKEDITFDGCNELVSRFEAVVKQPVMGGSSVYYTGVDLGTACVVLAVLDENYKPVAGAYRYADVVRDGMVVDYIGAIRIVRELKEELEEKLGTELYFAAAAIPPGTDSLDGGAIKNVVQGAGFEITALLDEPTAANAVLKIKNGAVVDIGGGTTGISILKDGKVVYVADEPTGGTHFSLVISGAYQMPFQEAEVYKRKEENHKELLPVLKPVVEKVASIISRHIKGHDVQEIYLVGGTCCLTGIEAIIEKQTGIRTRKPENPMFVTPLGIAFSCTREELA